The following coding sequences lie in one Myxococcus virescens genomic window:
- the agmC gene encoding adventurous gliding motility protein AgmC, which translates to MRTNALTKVLMVAVGLWALPALPGPDTYLVGNGQDGARNIGGGPGGTVINNYAQALEPLAPGDTTVKTSLATITSQSGANVPDFNGPGGGTDGDLVMIIQTTGLVPAAAVGSAAPISLEGSSVGRWELARITNVNRSVENELTLTLDRPLKYSYAADVTQVVRVPEYTTLTLANNAVVHAGNWDPETYTGGVLAFLATGAVTLGSGSKLSAKGAGFHGGTYVADTSVNGDGPLKGCPASGRPDSTRAFSGEGLNAATNSPRGVDNVANGGGGGVCLRAGGGGGGNAGAGGRGGSSDSASDEGRGAAAGQGGAALSASPLMQLLMGGGGGAGHGRSASPTPRGGHGGGIIFVRAQSLSGGVLDASGEAGVASNEDGAGGGGAGGTIHARFLHATPCGASNFLDVRGGAGGATTHGGEGLRGPGGGGGGGRVLFQSRNTATCAVNIASGVAGLAVAGNHHDAVPGNSSFPYAGAATLMGTEFAAPVQPTITVPAGSIVTNNPLPTLSGTSTANSEVVIYALEGGAVSGVEYGRGVVGSNGSFSLTLSRPLQTGEITHLVAVTEAQGLQGAPSASRAFTVDTEAPDTYFAENGVPASPSRLSAVSFTFASNEPTGITYQCQVVSGIGTTAPSSGWEPCDSSYTTTTTLTDGLTYTMWVRAHDAAGNRDPTPARYSWLVDWTRPETEFAANGTPGGTSNVVNPVFRFTTEANATFECILVPPGATTAPLETDNRWAACTNPYVAPTRSDDTENTLWVRAVDAAGNVDDTPASYSWTVDLSDPDTAFTGTLPDPVNNLASVTFTFGSNESNVIFECSLNGALFATCTSGSSIATTELEASFTLLVRAKDQANNVDKTPARYDWRTDKVRPDTVLHTTMGSLSNALQAGFDFNSP; encoded by the coding sequence ATGAGAACGAATGCTCTGACGAAGGTGCTGATGGTGGCCGTAGGGCTCTGGGCCCTGCCGGCCCTGCCGGGTCCGGATACCTATCTGGTGGGGAATGGCCAGGATGGCGCTCGGAATATCGGCGGCGGGCCGGGTGGCACGGTCATCAACAACTACGCCCAGGCCCTGGAGCCGCTGGCGCCAGGGGACACGACCGTCAAGACGTCACTTGCGACCATCACCTCCCAGTCGGGGGCCAACGTCCCCGACTTCAATGGGCCTGGGGGTGGCACCGACGGCGACCTGGTGATGATCATCCAGACGACTGGCTTGGTTCCCGCAGCGGCCGTTGGGAGCGCCGCGCCCATCAGCCTCGAGGGAAGCTCGGTGGGGCGGTGGGAACTGGCACGAATCACCAACGTCAACCGCAGCGTGGAGAATGAGCTCACGCTGACGTTGGACCGGCCGCTGAAGTATTCCTACGCTGCGGACGTGACCCAGGTGGTCCGGGTGCCGGAGTACACGACGCTGACGCTCGCCAACAACGCGGTCGTTCACGCCGGGAACTGGGACCCCGAAACGTACACCGGCGGTGTGCTTGCCTTCCTGGCGACGGGCGCTGTCACGCTGGGTTCCGGGAGCAAGCTCAGTGCGAAGGGCGCGGGCTTTCACGGTGGCACGTACGTGGCGGATACCTCAGTCAATGGCGATGGACCCCTCAAGGGATGTCCCGCGAGCGGGCGGCCCGATTCGACGCGAGCGTTCAGCGGCGAAGGCCTGAACGCCGCCACGAATTCACCCCGGGGTGTGGACAATGTCGCCAACGGCGGCGGTGGCGGCGTCTGTCTTCGCGCGGGTGGCGGCGGCGGTGGCAATGCAGGCGCGGGAGGGCGCGGGGGGAGTTCGGACAGTGCGTCCGATGAGGGACGGGGAGCAGCCGCGGGGCAGGGGGGCGCTGCGCTCAGCGCTTCACCCTTGATGCAGCTCCTCATGGGGGGCGGCGGAGGCGCGGGCCATGGTCGGAGCGCGTCGCCGACGCCTCGGGGTGGTCACGGCGGCGGAATCATCTTCGTCCGGGCGCAATCCTTGTCAGGGGGTGTGTTGGACGCCTCCGGTGAGGCGGGCGTGGCGAGCAATGAGGACGGAGCGGGAGGTGGTGGTGCCGGTGGCACCATTCACGCCCGCTTCCTGCATGCAACGCCGTGTGGTGCCAGCAACTTCCTGGACGTCCGAGGCGGCGCTGGCGGGGCCACGACGCATGGTGGAGAGGGGTTGCGAGGACCGGGCGGAGGCGGAGGCGGAGGCCGGGTGCTCTTCCAGTCCCGAAACACGGCGACATGTGCGGTCAACATCGCGAGTGGTGTTGCTGGCCTCGCTGTGGCGGGAAACCATCATGACGCGGTGCCGGGCAACAGCTCGTTTCCCTATGCGGGCGCCGCGACCCTCATGGGTACGGAGTTCGCTGCCCCCGTTCAACCGACCATCACGGTCCCCGCTGGTTCCATTGTGACGAATAACCCCCTCCCAACGCTCAGTGGCACCAGCACGGCGAACTCGGAAGTGGTCATCTACGCGCTCGAGGGGGGCGCTGTGTCCGGGGTGGAGTACGGACGTGGCGTTGTTGGGAGCAACGGGAGTTTCTCCCTGACGCTCTCCCGGCCATTGCAAACGGGAGAGATTACGCACCTCGTGGCCGTGACGGAAGCCCAGGGGCTGCAAGGCGCGCCGAGCGCCTCGCGTGCCTTCACAGTCGACACAGAAGCCCCCGATACGTACTTCGCCGAGAACGGAGTTCCGGCTTCTCCCTCCAGGCTGTCCGCGGTGAGCTTCACCTTCGCATCGAATGAACCGACGGGTATCACCTACCAGTGCCAGGTGGTGTCAGGGATTGGCACGACGGCTCCCTCCTCGGGTTGGGAGCCTTGCGACAGCTCTTACACCACGACGACGACGCTCACGGATGGATTGACATACACGATGTGGGTCCGTGCCCATGACGCGGCGGGGAACCGGGATCCAACACCCGCTCGATATTCCTGGCTCGTGGATTGGACGCGCCCCGAAACCGAATTCGCCGCTAACGGCACCCCGGGGGGGACTTCCAACGTCGTCAACCCGGTGTTCCGATTCACCACGGAGGCGAACGCCACCTTCGAGTGCATCCTGGTCCCTCCTGGAGCAACGACGGCTCCCCTGGAGACCGACAACCGATGGGCCGCTTGCACGAATCCCTATGTCGCGCCTACTCGGTCAGACGACACTGAGAACACACTGTGGGTTCGGGCGGTGGATGCGGCGGGGAACGTGGATGACACTCCTGCCAGTTATTCGTGGACGGTGGACCTGAGCGACCCGGACACGGCATTCACGGGGACGCTGCCCGACCCTGTGAACAACCTTGCATCGGTGACCTTCACCTTCGGCTCGAACGAGTCGAATGTCATCTTCGAGTGCAGCTTGAATGGGGCGCTCTTCGCCACGTGCACGAGTGGAAGCAGCATCGCGACGACGGAACTGGAGGCTTCGTTCACGCTGCTGGTTCGGGCGAAGGACCAGGCGAACAATGTGGACAAGACGCCCGCCAGGTACGATTGGCGGACGGACAAGGTTCGTCCGGACACGGTGTTGCACACCACGATGGGCAGCTTGAGCAACGCGCTGCAGGCGGGCTTCGACTTCAACTCTCC
- a CDS encoding OmpA family protein: MRRKELLHRGLALALALTSLSAGAQEAPVLRGFDLERLELNPGAEGSLLVGMGELLPVGAFRATVMMHYAHQPLVYMDNLIREQPEVAIVSGRTTAHLAAAYAPLDWLQVGLQVPMVAFQGGDDVGMARYGIAVPASQALSTPVVSARFGLLRQTEAGGVDLALDLAAGLPLGSEGAFARDDGGLRLSPRVMVGRHFGFIRAGLEVGYLQRPRVLLTDRTGETEDEVGQELRLGVALATTGKRLRWELNVRGMVPLTDQPTSLEVLPGARYLVGSSLEMFALVGVGVGAAPGTPLFRLMVGGAFGNVTPPRGPGESSVRCEMGLPPDAKIHECPDMDEDGDGVRNADDKCPLVPGDVARQGCSAQDTDGDGIEDMLDGCPLEHGPAARQGCPIPDQDGDEVPDEIDSCPSDPGPADNRGCPVRDTDGDGIDNDKDECPNEAGPIERNGCPESDSDKDGVPNRADSCVNEPGDAKNLGCPLHILPLVEIRPDRLVVMGKVFFEPTQARIQKRSYELLDWVARVIREHPEIPLVVVGAHTDDRGFPDDNRRLSQGRAEAVRQYLIGRDIAPERLKALGYGQERPIDSNATSNGRENNRRVEFLLADPQQDTSERGQR; the protein is encoded by the coding sequence ATGAGAAGAAAAGAGCTCCTGCACCGCGGGCTCGCGCTGGCACTCGCGCTGACGTCGCTGTCCGCCGGGGCGCAGGAAGCACCCGTGTTGCGAGGCTTCGACCTGGAGCGCCTGGAGCTGAATCCCGGCGCGGAGGGTTCGCTCCTCGTCGGCATGGGCGAACTGCTTCCCGTGGGGGCGTTCCGCGCGACGGTGATGATGCACTACGCGCATCAGCCGCTCGTCTACATGGACAACCTCATTCGCGAGCAGCCCGAGGTGGCCATCGTCTCTGGACGCACCACGGCGCATCTGGCCGCCGCGTATGCCCCGTTGGACTGGCTTCAGGTGGGCTTGCAGGTTCCCATGGTGGCTTTCCAGGGCGGTGATGACGTTGGCATGGCGCGTTATGGGATTGCCGTGCCCGCCAGTCAGGCGCTGTCCACGCCGGTGGTGAGCGCGCGCTTCGGCTTGCTGAGGCAGACGGAAGCGGGTGGGGTGGACCTGGCCTTGGATCTGGCGGCGGGGCTGCCGCTGGGCAGCGAGGGGGCCTTTGCCCGCGATGATGGCGGGCTCCGCTTGTCGCCGCGGGTGATGGTGGGACGGCACTTCGGCTTCATCCGCGCGGGCCTGGAGGTTGGCTATCTGCAGCGCCCTCGCGTGCTGCTGACGGACCGCACGGGCGAGACGGAGGATGAGGTGGGCCAGGAACTGCGCCTGGGCGTGGCGTTGGCCACGACGGGAAAGCGGCTGCGCTGGGAGCTCAACGTGCGGGGCATGGTGCCGCTGACGGATCAGCCGACCTCCCTGGAAGTGCTGCCCGGTGCGCGCTACCTGGTGGGCTCGTCGCTGGAGATGTTCGCGCTGGTGGGTGTCGGTGTGGGCGCCGCGCCGGGGACACCGCTGTTCCGGCTGATGGTGGGCGGGGCCTTTGGCAACGTGACGCCGCCGCGTGGCCCGGGCGAGTCTTCCGTCCGCTGTGAGATGGGGCTTCCGCCCGATGCGAAGATTCACGAGTGCCCGGACATGGACGAGGACGGCGATGGCGTGCGCAACGCCGACGACAAGTGCCCGCTCGTTCCAGGGGACGTGGCGCGCCAGGGCTGCTCGGCGCAGGACACGGATGGCGACGGAATCGAAGACATGTTGGACGGCTGCCCGTTGGAGCACGGTCCCGCTGCGCGCCAGGGCTGCCCGATTCCGGACCAGGACGGTGACGAGGTCCCCGACGAAATCGACAGTTGCCCGTCGGACCCGGGGCCCGCGGACAACCGGGGCTGCCCGGTGCGGGACACGGACGGTGACGGCATCGACAACGACAAGGACGAGTGCCCGAACGAGGCCGGTCCCATCGAGCGCAATGGCTGCCCGGAGTCAGACTCGGACAAGGATGGCGTGCCCAACCGCGCGGACAGCTGTGTGAATGAGCCGGGGGACGCCAAGAACCTGGGGTGCCCGCTGCACATCCTGCCGCTGGTGGAGATTCGCCCGGACCGCCTGGTGGTGATGGGCAAGGTCTTCTTCGAGCCGACGCAGGCACGCATCCAGAAGCGCTCCTATGAATTGCTGGATTGGGTGGCGCGCGTCATCCGGGAGCACCCGGAGATTCCGCTCGTCGTGGTGGGCGCGCACACGGACGACCGGGGCTTCCCAGACGACAACCGCCGTCTGTCGCAGGGGCGTGCGGAGGCCGTGCGCCAGTACCTCATCGGCCGGGACATCGCGCCCGAGCGGCTGAAGGCCCTGGGCTACGGCCAGGAGCGCCCCATCGACAGCAACGCGACGTCGAACGGCCGTGAGAACAACCGCCGCGTGGAGTTCCTGCTGGCGGACCCACAGCAAGACACGTCCGAGCGCGGTCAGCGCTGA
- the tssI gene encoding type VI secretion system tip protein TssI/VgrG yields the protein MIANAALKANQAEFEFQAGSFTAGELAVLGFEAEETLSQPYAVEVALAARPDVDVDEKALLGQDARLTIMLGDGTARFFHGIVSRMSRWDEGNGPERRRYRATVVPRLWTLRHRRKSRIYQEMTVPDIVHKVLDEAKVEHRLALTGTYPKRDYCVQYRESDLDFVSRLLEEEGIFYFFEHGEDAHMMVIGDGASANPEMQGESKLVFRERSQMVASQEYVHELVSRMEVQPGAVALRDYNFLRPAQDLGASSEAEDGEAALEIYDYPGRYEEPAPGRSLAKVRLEELRARAETVTGASYSRRICVGHSFELAEHPDEAANRKYLPVSVRHLGHQSEALSIEQGSLRSREDYRNEFLCQPAEVPFRPPRVTPRPVIPGAQTAIVVGPSGEEIHTDEHGRIKVQFHWDREGKNNDKSSCWIRVSQAWAGPGWGALYLPRIGHEVVVEFLEGDPDRPIVTGSVYNGANPTPIDLPGNKTQSTLRSSSSPGGAGSNELRFEDAAGSELIYLHAQKDFNIVVENDKTQEVRGNETLLVRKDRSRVIEGNQALLVKKNDDSTVTGNQTLAVTQNRSTTVGGNHTEAVAGDQSISVSGNQALTVAMASAETVALGKMLNVGGALAVTVGAAFNELVGGLKSEQVGGAKVEVVGAKKSETVKGARTLQVGGDLSEEVGKSRTLKVDKDMMVSVAGKVNHAAKDAYTLSAKEISLVAQEQFTLKVGSATLQVKKNGDVVIKGAKIEVTATGDVVIKGSKISEN from the coding sequence ATGATCGCGAACGCCGCCTTGAAAGCCAACCAGGCTGAGTTCGAGTTCCAGGCAGGTTCCTTCACCGCCGGAGAGCTGGCCGTCCTTGGATTTGAAGCCGAGGAGACGCTGTCCCAGCCTTACGCGGTGGAGGTGGCGCTCGCCGCCCGGCCGGACGTGGACGTGGATGAGAAGGCGCTGCTGGGTCAGGATGCCCGACTCACCATCATGCTCGGAGACGGCACCGCGCGCTTCTTCCACGGCATCGTGTCACGGATGTCACGGTGGGATGAAGGCAACGGCCCGGAGCGCCGCCGCTACCGCGCCACCGTGGTGCCGCGGCTGTGGACACTCCGCCACCGCCGCAAGAGCCGCATCTACCAGGAGATGACCGTCCCGGACATCGTCCACAAGGTGCTGGACGAGGCCAAGGTGGAGCACCGGCTGGCGCTCACCGGCACGTACCCCAAGCGCGACTACTGCGTGCAATACCGCGAGTCCGACCTCGACTTCGTGTCCCGCCTCCTGGAGGAAGAAGGCATCTTCTACTTCTTCGAGCACGGCGAGGACGCCCACATGATGGTGATTGGCGACGGCGCCTCCGCCAATCCCGAGATGCAGGGCGAATCCAAGCTCGTCTTCCGCGAGCGCAGCCAGATGGTCGCCTCGCAGGAGTACGTCCACGAGCTGGTCTCCCGCATGGAGGTGCAGCCCGGCGCGGTGGCCCTGCGCGACTACAACTTCCTGCGTCCCGCCCAGGACCTGGGTGCCAGCTCCGAGGCGGAGGACGGCGAGGCCGCGCTCGAAATCTACGACTACCCCGGCCGCTATGAGGAGCCCGCGCCCGGCCGCAGCCTGGCGAAGGTGCGCCTGGAGGAGCTGCGCGCTCGGGCGGAGACGGTGACGGGCGCCAGCTACAGCCGCCGCATCTGCGTGGGCCACTCCTTCGAGCTGGCGGAGCACCCGGACGAGGCCGCCAACCGCAAGTACCTGCCCGTCTCCGTGCGGCACCTGGGCCACCAGTCGGAGGCGCTGAGCATCGAGCAGGGCTCGCTGCGCAGCCGGGAGGACTACCGCAACGAATTCCTCTGCCAGCCCGCGGAGGTGCCCTTCCGCCCACCGCGCGTGACGCCCCGGCCGGTGATTCCGGGCGCGCAGACGGCCATCGTGGTGGGCCCCAGCGGTGAGGAGATCCACACCGACGAGCACGGCCGCATCAAGGTCCAGTTCCACTGGGACCGCGAGGGCAAGAACAACGACAAGAGCTCCTGTTGGATCCGCGTCAGCCAGGCCTGGGCGGGCCCGGGCTGGGGCGCCCTGTACCTGCCGCGCATCGGCCATGAGGTCGTCGTCGAGTTCCTCGAGGGCGACCCGGACCGGCCCATCGTCACCGGCAGCGTCTACAACGGGGCGAATCCGACGCCCATCGACCTGCCCGGCAACAAGACGCAGAGCACGCTGCGCTCCAGCTCCAGCCCCGGCGGCGCGGGCTCCAACGAGCTGCGCTTCGAGGACGCGGCCGGCAGCGAGCTCATCTATCTGCACGCGCAGAAGGACTTCAACATCGTCGTGGAGAACGACAAGACGCAGGAGGTCCGCGGCAACGAGACGTTGCTGGTGCGCAAGGACCGCTCCCGCGTCATCGAGGGCAACCAGGCCCTGCTGGTGAAGAAGAACGACGACAGCACCGTCACCGGCAACCAGACGCTGGCCGTCACGCAGAACCGCTCCACCACCGTGGGCGGCAACCACACCGAAGCGGTGGCCGGGGACCAGTCCATCAGCGTCAGCGGCAACCAGGCCCTCACGGTGGCCATGGCCTCCGCGGAGACGGTGGCCCTGGGAAAGATGCTCAACGTGGGCGGCGCGCTCGCCGTCACCGTGGGCGCCGCCTTCAACGAGCTGGTGGGCGGCCTCAAGTCCGAACAGGTGGGCGGCGCCAAGGTGGAGGTCGTCGGCGCCAAGAAGTCCGAGACGGTCAAGGGCGCCCGCACGCTCCAGGTGGGCGGGGACCTCTCCGAAGAGGTGGGTAAGTCCCGCACGCTCAAGGTGGACAAGGACATGATGGTCAGCGTGGCCGGCAAGGTGAACCACGCCGCCAAGGACGCCTACACACTGTCCGCCAAGGAAATCTCACTGGTTGCCCAGGAGCAGTTCACCCTCAAGGTCGGCTCCGCCACGCTCCAGGTGAAGAAGAACGGGGACGTGGTCATCAAGGGCGCCAAGATCGAGGTCACCGCGACAGGCGACGTCGTCATCAAGGGCTCCAAGATTTCCGAGAACTAG
- the tssJ gene encoding type VI secretion system lipoprotein TssJ — translation MVIALAAALSGSAGCVKRVPQACETPPPFQVVVDASEQLNPDARGRSLPTVVQIVQLKDSVRLERAGFKDLWGKPEEFLKEDLLQVAELVIPPGRQVKRWVQRDPKARFVLAMGHFRQPLGYSWRTVAALPVVEEARCVERPAGDQGDPKPGDEVFRYRLQGYQIDLMFRPMTQAPEPRLQPQAGDGVSPRRGV, via the coding sequence GTGGTCATCGCGCTCGCGGCCGCCTTGAGCGGGAGCGCGGGCTGCGTGAAGCGTGTGCCCCAGGCGTGTGAGACGCCGCCGCCGTTCCAGGTGGTGGTGGATGCGTCGGAGCAGCTCAATCCCGACGCGCGCGGGCGCTCACTGCCCACCGTGGTGCAGATCGTCCAGCTCAAGGACAGCGTCCGGCTGGAGCGCGCGGGCTTCAAGGACCTGTGGGGCAAGCCGGAGGAGTTCCTCAAGGAGGACCTGCTCCAGGTGGCCGAGCTGGTGATTCCGCCCGGCCGCCAGGTGAAGCGCTGGGTGCAGCGTGATCCAAAGGCCCGCTTCGTCCTGGCCATGGGGCACTTCCGGCAGCCGCTGGGCTATTCGTGGCGGACGGTGGCGGCGCTCCCCGTGGTGGAGGAAGCGCGCTGCGTAGAGCGCCCCGCGGGTGACCAGGGCGACCCGAAGCCGGGGGACGAGGTCTTCCGCTACCGGCTGCAAGGCTATCAGATTGACCTGATGTTCCGGCCCATGACGCAGGCGCCGGAGCCTCGACTCCAACCCCAAGCAGGCGACGGCGTGTCGCCGCGGAGAGGTGTATGA
- the tssK gene encoding type VI secretion system baseplate subunit TssK: MSPHHLQQQDLYHEQLLDQRLASLEPYPWGVVALEFDMEALRAGQVQLTHFTGILPDGLPVSFESGDAEAPPARPADGYFPPAQRTLDVYLGVPRERSGVESFGSGERLGSSPRYTPTSRPVSDLTASTSISQVAFGQRNVRLLFGTEPRDDFESIKLCELSRDRSGNLTLVESFIPPCLRIDASPFVMNELRTMLRLMVSKQRQLSSRRRHRDASALEFTAGDVTLFLELNALNGTIPFLQHALDAGNLRPRDLYLALAQCAGQLCTFSVSADPSTLPTFQFTNLRATFEELFRRLSELMRAVALEQCLSVDLTAGADGMFRGRLEDDRLERCGHFILAVRSELPERVVAEQLPKLSKVAAWEDIRALVQAAAPGVPLAVTYRPPPEVPVQPGTVYFSLSMNDGYWRNVMRDRNLAIYLPQPFDASRTTVELLAVPTANR, from the coding sequence ATGAGCCCCCACCACCTCCAGCAGCAGGACCTCTACCACGAGCAACTGCTGGATCAGCGCTTGGCCTCGCTCGAACCGTATCCCTGGGGCGTCGTGGCCCTGGAGTTCGACATGGAGGCGCTACGCGCCGGCCAGGTGCAGCTGACCCACTTCACCGGCATCCTCCCCGACGGTCTGCCGGTCTCCTTCGAGTCCGGAGACGCGGAGGCGCCGCCCGCGCGGCCCGCGGATGGCTACTTCCCGCCCGCCCAGCGCACCCTGGACGTGTACCTGGGCGTGCCGCGCGAGCGCAGCGGCGTGGAGAGCTTCGGCAGCGGGGAGCGGCTGGGCAGCAGCCCGCGCTACACGCCCACCTCCCGCCCCGTCAGTGATTTGACGGCCTCCACCTCCATCTCGCAGGTGGCCTTCGGTCAGCGCAACGTGCGGTTGCTGTTCGGCACCGAGCCGCGCGACGACTTCGAGTCCATCAAGCTGTGCGAGCTGTCCCGCGACCGCTCCGGCAACCTGACGCTGGTGGAGTCCTTCATCCCGCCGTGCCTGCGCATCGACGCGTCCCCGTTCGTCATGAACGAGCTGCGGACGATGTTGCGGCTGATGGTGTCCAAGCAGCGGCAGCTGTCCTCACGGCGGCGGCACCGGGACGCCTCGGCGCTGGAGTTCACCGCGGGCGACGTGACGCTCTTCCTGGAGCTCAACGCGCTCAACGGCACCATCCCCTTCCTCCAGCACGCGCTGGACGCGGGCAACCTGCGGCCCAGGGACTTGTATCTGGCGCTGGCGCAGTGCGCGGGGCAATTGTGCACCTTCTCCGTCAGCGCGGACCCGTCCACGCTGCCCACCTTCCAGTTCACCAACCTGCGCGCCACCTTCGAGGAGCTGTTCCGCCGCCTCTCCGAGCTGATGCGCGCGGTGGCGCTGGAGCAGTGCCTGTCGGTGGACCTGACGGCGGGCGCAGACGGCATGTTCCGCGGCCGGCTGGAGGACGACCGGCTGGAGCGCTGCGGCCACTTCATCCTCGCGGTGCGCAGCGAGCTGCCGGAACGCGTGGTGGCCGAGCAGCTCCCCAAGCTGTCGAAGGTGGCCGCCTGGGAGGACATCCGCGCGCTGGTGCAGGCCGCCGCGCCCGGCGTGCCGCTGGCGGTGACGTACCGGCCGCCGCCCGAGGTCCCCGTGCAGCCGGGCACCGTCTACTTCAGCCTCTCCATGAATGACGGCTACTGGAGGAACGTGATGCGGGACCGCAACCTCGCCATCTACCTCCCGCAGCCGTTCGACGCGAGCCGAACGACCGTGGAACTGCTCGCGGTTCCCACCGCCAATCGCTGA
- a CDS encoding DotU family type IV/VI secretion system protein translates to MDRVTEATKDCFDAAIQLRGSEASAVPPPETLHHRLRGVVDETLRRAAVLGFSHQDAQDMAYALVALIDEVVLGRPEEYRQLWMPLQLHYFNENVAGDGFFARLNTVRKDPHRHEVLQVYYLCMLFGFQGRYRIRGGELELMTLIDTVQKDLERARPFDFDVLSPHGDRPTESLLSKRKKASMVGISAGALAVAVLFYGVLQFFLNDKVGELRSRIEVHAARNTATSASQTQAAGGAQ, encoded by the coding sequence ATGGACCGAGTCACCGAAGCCACGAAGGACTGTTTCGACGCCGCCATCCAGCTGCGCGGCTCCGAAGCCTCGGCGGTGCCCCCGCCCGAGACGCTGCACCATCGCCTTCGCGGCGTGGTGGACGAGACGCTGCGCCGCGCCGCCGTGCTGGGCTTCAGCCATCAGGACGCCCAGGACATGGCCTACGCACTGGTGGCGCTCATCGACGAGGTCGTCCTGGGCCGCCCGGAGGAGTACCGACAGCTCTGGATGCCCCTCCAGCTCCACTACTTCAACGAGAACGTCGCCGGCGACGGCTTCTTCGCACGCCTCAACACCGTGCGAAAGGACCCGCACCGGCACGAGGTGCTGCAGGTCTACTACCTGTGCATGCTCTTCGGCTTCCAGGGCCGCTACCGCATCCGCGGCGGCGAGCTGGAGCTGATGACGCTCATCGACACGGTGCAGAAGGACCTGGAGCGCGCGCGGCCCTTCGACTTCGACGTGCTGTCACCGCACGGGGACCGGCCCACCGAATCGCTGCTCTCCAAGCGCAAGAAGGCGTCAATGGTGGGCATCTCCGCCGGGGCGCTCGCGGTGGCCGTCCTGTTCTACGGCGTGCTGCAGTTCTTCCTCAACGACAAGGTCGGTGAGCTGAGAAGCCGCATCGAGGTCCACGCGGCCCGCAACACGGCGACGAGCGCCAGCCAGACGCAGGCAGCGGGAGGGGCGCAGTGA